A single region of the Streptomyces vilmorinianum genome encodes:
- a CDS encoding helix-turn-helix domain-containing protein has protein sequence MSGNEEERPERPSEVDGTAHLFSALGKQIKALRGNARMSQAQLAEATHCSEDLVSSVERGVRTPQPDFLLRADSALGAGGVLAAAVEDVREALARARTRHPDWFRRFADAEAEALALHYYAVQAMPGILQTESYARAVFRERRPLYDEETVEKRVADRLARQTLFDKWPAPTISFVLEMAVLNRPMGGREAFREQLRRILEVARLRTVHLQIMPTERTEHPCLGGSFTLLTPKGRREVAYTEIYGHARLITDPEEVRQYTERYGIIRAQALTPHESLAAIEKMLGEL, from the coding sequence ATGTCGGGGAACGAGGAGGAACGGCCGGAACGGCCGTCCGAAGTAGACGGTACGGCGCACTTGTTCAGTGCGCTGGGCAAACAGATCAAGGCGCTGCGGGGCAACGCGCGCATGAGCCAGGCCCAACTCGCGGAGGCCACGCACTGCAGCGAGGACCTGGTCTCGTCGGTGGAGCGCGGAGTACGGACGCCTCAGCCGGACTTCCTGCTGCGGGCGGACTCGGCGTTGGGCGCGGGCGGGGTGCTGGCAGCAGCGGTGGAGGACGTGCGGGAGGCACTGGCGAGGGCGCGGACGCGGCACCCGGACTGGTTCCGGCGCTTTGCCGATGCGGAGGCGGAGGCGTTGGCATTGCACTACTACGCGGTGCAGGCCATGCCGGGCATTCTCCAAACGGAGTCGTACGCGCGGGCGGTCTTCAGGGAGCGTCGGCCGCTGTACGACGAGGAGACGGTCGAGAAGCGAGTGGCGGACCGGCTCGCCCGTCAGACGCTCTTCGACAAGTGGCCCGCGCCCACCATCAGTTTCGTGCTGGAGATGGCAGTCCTGAACCGCCCCATGGGTGGTCGCGAGGCATTCCGCGAGCAGCTGCGCCGCATCCTGGAGGTCGCCCGCCTTCGCACGGTCCACCTCCAGATCATGCCGACCGAACGCACGGAACATCCGTGCCTGGGTGGGTCGTTCACTCTCTTGACCCCGAAGGGGCGGCGCGAGGTGGCGTACACCGAGATCTACGGTCATGCCCGGCTGATCACCGACCCGGAGGAGGTACGTCAGTACACCGAGCGCTATGGGATCATCCGGGCGCAGGCACTCACGCCCCACGAGTCCCTGGCGGCAATCGAGAAGATGCTGGGAGAGCTATGA
- a CDS encoding DUF397 domain-containing protein, giving the protein MSTTELAWFKSSYSDGEGGECIEVAYDWRKSSYSSGEGGECVEVAAHPTTVHVRDSKVPQGPQLAVAPAAWASFVSYATV; this is encoded by the coding sequence ATGAGCACCACGGAACTGGCCTGGTTCAAGAGCAGCTACAGCGATGGCGAGGGCGGCGAGTGCATCGAAGTCGCCTACGACTGGCGCAAGTCCAGCTACAGCAGCGGCGAAGGCGGCGAGTGCGTCGAGGTCGCCGCCCACCCCACCACCGTCCACGTCCGCGACTCCAAGGTCCCGCAGGGCCCCCAGCTCGCCGTCGCTCCGGCCGCGTGGGCGTCGTTCGTGTCGTACGCCACCGTCTGA
- a CDS encoding ATP-binding protein → MKSENATPTGEFTGEFVLRLSATRRGARLARLLAVQQLHDWDVPDPDAAALVVAELANNAATHGRVPGRDFEVRMERGEDHVRIEVSDTRGEREPVPVAVRDEGGYGLLLVSALASAWGVKARCVGKTVWATVPCRAVRTPS, encoded by the coding sequence ATGAAGTCCGAAAACGCCACCCCAACCGGTGAGTTCACCGGTGAGTTCGTCCTCCGCCTGTCGGCCACCCGCCGCGGCGCCCGGCTCGCCCGGCTGCTCGCCGTGCAGCAGCTCCACGACTGGGACGTGCCGGATCCCGACGCCGCCGCACTGGTCGTCGCCGAGCTCGCGAACAACGCCGCCACCCACGGCCGGGTGCCCGGGCGGGACTTCGAGGTGCGGATGGAGCGGGGCGAGGACCACGTCCGGATCGAGGTCTCCGACACGCGGGGCGAGCGGGAACCCGTTCCGGTGGCTGTACGGGACGAGGGCGGATACGGGCTGCTGCTCGTATCCGCCCTCGCGAGCGCCTGGGGCGTCAAGGCCCGCTGTGTCGGCAAGACGGTCTGGGCGACCGTCCCGTGCCGGGCGGTCAGAACACCGAGTTGA
- a CDS encoding SSI family serine proteinase inhibitor, which translates to MNVKTASALAATALVSLTLGAASPASAAAPAADPAQLILTASSQVDGSLRAVSLLCGPAGGTHPDAHAACAALDAVDSDLDRLPVSERPCAQIYDPVRVTATGTYAGRLVRWDKTYGNTCELEQATGAVFRF; encoded by the coding sequence ATGAACGTGAAGACCGCCTCCGCGCTCGCCGCCACCGCCCTCGTGAGCCTGACGCTCGGGGCCGCCTCCCCGGCGTCCGCCGCAGCACCCGCCGCGGACCCCGCCCAGCTGATCCTGACCGCCTCCTCGCAGGTCGACGGCAGCCTCCGCGCCGTCTCCCTCCTGTGCGGACCGGCCGGCGGCACCCACCCCGACGCCCACGCCGCCTGCGCGGCCCTGGACGCGGTCGACAGCGACCTCGACAGGCTCCCGGTCTCCGAGAGGCCGTGTGCGCAGATCTACGACCCGGTACGGGTCACGGCGACCGGCACGTACGCGGGCCGCCTCGTCCGCTGGGACAAGACCTACGGCAACACGTGCGAGCTGGAGCAGGCCACCGGCGCGGTCTTCCGCTTCTGA
- a CDS encoding DoxX family membrane protein, whose protein sequence is MQTIWLTGAEWLAVLRIGLGLWWLESWRHKDKKGWFERGTGIAWAADVAGKHRWPFVKRGFESVVAPRPKLMAYVVVYAELALGLGLIAGFLTPIALVGGLLLNLLYLGLMIHDWAEQGQNAMMALISLVALFAMSWQTWSLDHAIGLF, encoded by the coding sequence ATGCAGACCATCTGGCTCACCGGCGCCGAGTGGCTCGCCGTCCTCCGCATCGGCCTCGGCCTGTGGTGGCTGGAGAGCTGGCGCCACAAGGACAAGAAGGGCTGGTTCGAGCGCGGCACGGGCATCGCGTGGGCGGCCGACGTCGCGGGCAAGCACCGCTGGCCCTTCGTGAAGCGCGGCTTCGAGTCGGTCGTCGCCCCGCGCCCGAAACTGATGGCGTACGTCGTCGTCTACGCGGAACTCGCCCTCGGCCTGGGCCTGATCGCCGGCTTCCTCACCCCGATCGCCCTCGTCGGAGGCCTGCTCCTGAACCTCCTCTACCTCGGCCTGATGATCCACGACTGGGCCGAGCAGGGGCAGAACGCGATGATGGCGCTGATCTCACTGGTCGCCCTCTTCGCGATGTCCTGGCAGACCTGGTCCCTCGACCACGCGATCGGACTCTTCTGA
- a CDS encoding FG-GAP repeat domain-containing protein, whose translation MSTERAATRRHLAAAVTAVLAVTLGTLVAAPATAAPTSAAASAEQQAEQQAEQQAAVPYPVGASAVAAAGTTGFLTRGSYEKPELRWTRYADGTSTVLSSTSDYGVDGTGSDVVVVGDAPAPFEFRVVKLHDMATGAAPVEIDLGALGATYVKAVSPTSVLAQVAKDDGTAELHLVAKNGDAVTDHEVTGLPADARDFFTNAPALNGAALVGYATGPADTETGGRAVVDITTGAAIETYGTPEPGYLSAPLTLSATHVAWTDYSAGDVSVVAVERSTGKEQRISLGHPEEFHVNLVGNWVTYAAPSKLTDGWEPPLQAVTAKNLTTGATVELMDYMSSAAPGPDGSLLVRGGTVAQGEGLYRLSVGEGAAPTAELVASTGEPTALTYLGAQVPSVIDFDRDREVELRWRMSRLNATVHLKLTHQQTGRTLFRTMVLDRESSGQWTFDDQTFGITWQGNLDDFSPTGQSAFNGDYTWEFRAVPRNGIGPELKQAGAFKVVRKPAAHDYSDNGSPDLLARDSSGRLWRVDTNFDTYKNRFTPTHERHEAGYGYQIYNRMESVGDVAGSSAADMVARDKDGVLWLYQGTGSSSSYYPFQSRVRVGGGWQIYDKLTGGSDLTGDGRADLVATDTSGGLYLYKGTGNASAPFAPRVKIGWGWGIYNQLTATGNIAGATAGDLVARDKDGVLWLYLGNGDGTFASRVKIGGGWNAYTHVVGIGDGDKDGRPDLYAYGPNNSSYFYAGTGDWRAPFTTRTPTEVLLGHEGPSYDHVS comes from the coding sequence TTGTCCACCGAACGAGCCGCCACTCGCCGCCACCTCGCCGCGGCCGTCACCGCCGTTCTCGCCGTCACTCTCGGCACCCTCGTCGCGGCTCCCGCGACCGCCGCCCCCACGTCCGCTGCCGCCTCCGCGGAGCAGCAGGCCGAGCAGCAGGCCGAGCAGCAGGCCGCCGTCCCGTACCCCGTGGGCGCGAGTGCCGTCGCCGCCGCAGGTACGACCGGGTTCCTGACCCGTGGCTCGTACGAGAAGCCGGAGCTCCGCTGGACCCGGTACGCGGACGGCACCTCGACCGTCCTCTCGTCGACCTCCGACTACGGCGTCGACGGGACTGGTTCCGACGTCGTCGTGGTGGGCGACGCGCCCGCCCCGTTCGAGTTCCGGGTCGTGAAGCTCCACGACATGGCGACCGGCGCCGCGCCCGTCGAGATCGACCTCGGCGCCCTCGGCGCCACCTATGTGAAGGCCGTGAGCCCGACATCGGTCCTCGCCCAGGTGGCCAAGGACGACGGTACGGCCGAACTGCACCTGGTCGCGAAGAACGGCGACGCCGTGACCGACCACGAGGTCACCGGCCTCCCCGCCGACGCGCGCGACTTCTTCACCAACGCGCCTGCCCTGAACGGCGCCGCCCTCGTCGGCTACGCCACGGGCCCCGCCGACACCGAGACGGGCGGCCGGGCCGTCGTGGACATCACCACCGGGGCGGCGATCGAGACGTACGGGACACCCGAGCCGGGCTACCTCAGCGCCCCGCTCACCCTCTCCGCCACCCACGTGGCATGGACCGACTACAGCGCCGGCGATGTCAGCGTCGTCGCCGTCGAGCGGTCCACCGGGAAGGAGCAGCGGATCTCCCTCGGCCACCCCGAGGAGTTCCACGTCAATCTGGTGGGGAACTGGGTGACGTACGCCGCGCCGTCCAAGCTCACCGATGGCTGGGAGCCTCCCCTGCAGGCCGTCACGGCCAAGAACCTCACGACCGGGGCGACCGTCGAGCTCATGGACTACATGAGCTCCGCCGCCCCCGGCCCCGACGGGTCGCTGCTGGTGCGCGGCGGCACGGTCGCGCAGGGCGAGGGGCTCTACCGCCTCTCCGTCGGCGAGGGCGCCGCGCCCACCGCCGAACTCGTAGCGTCCACCGGGGAGCCGACGGCGCTCACCTACCTCGGCGCCCAGGTCCCGAGCGTGATCGACTTCGACCGCGACCGCGAGGTCGAACTGCGGTGGCGGATGTCGCGCCTCAACGCCACCGTCCACCTCAAGCTGACCCACCAGCAGACCGGCCGGACCCTCTTCAGGACGATGGTGCTCGACCGCGAGTCGAGCGGTCAGTGGACCTTCGACGACCAGACCTTCGGCATCACGTGGCAGGGGAACCTCGACGACTTCTCCCCGACGGGCCAGTCGGCGTTCAACGGCGACTACACCTGGGAGTTCCGTGCGGTCCCGCGCAACGGCATCGGCCCGGAGCTGAAGCAGGCCGGTGCGTTCAAGGTCGTCCGCAAGCCCGCCGCGCACGACTACAGCGACAACGGCTCCCCGGATCTGCTGGCGCGGGACAGCTCGGGCCGGCTGTGGCGCGTCGACACCAACTTCGACACGTACAAGAACCGGTTCACGCCCACGCACGAGCGCCACGAGGCCGGCTACGGCTACCAGATCTACAACCGCATGGAGTCGGTCGGTGACGTCGCCGGTAGCAGCGCCGCCGACATGGTCGCCCGGGACAAGGACGGTGTCCTCTGGCTCTACCAGGGCACCGGCAGCTCGTCCTCGTACTACCCGTTCCAGAGCCGGGTGAGGGTCGGCGGCGGCTGGCAGATCTACGACAAGCTCACGGGCGGCAGCGACCTGACCGGCGACGGCCGGGCCGACCTGGTCGCCACCGACACCTCCGGCGGGCTCTACCTCTACAAGGGCACGGGGAACGCCTCCGCCCCCTTCGCGCCCCGCGTGAAGATCGGCTGGGGCTGGGGCATCTACAACCAGCTCACCGCCACCGGCAACATCGCCGGAGCCACCGCCGGAGACCTCGTCGCCCGCGACAAGGACGGCGTCCTCTGGCTCTACCTCGGCAACGGCGACGGCACCTTCGCCAGCCGGGTCAAGATCGGCGGCGGCTGGAACGCGTACACCCATGTTGTCGGCATCGGCGACGGCGACAAGGACGGCCGCCCCGACCTCTACGCGTACGGCCCGAACAACTCCTCGTACTTCTACGCCGGTACGGGCGACTGGCGCGCGCCGTTCACGACGCGCACGCCCACCGAGGTCCTCCTCGGCCACGAGGGCCCCTCGTACGACCACGTCTCCTGA
- a CDS encoding serine/threonine-protein kinase: MPLESGDPRRIGAFRLLGVLGSGGMGRVYLGAVPGRYAAVKQVLPTLAEDQDFLSHFGHELDNLGRLPAGASARLLASDRTARPPWFATEFIPGITLSEAIRLHRGPLTGDALWRLLHDAANGLRAVHAADMVHRDLKPSNVMLTSDGVTLIDFGVARAADQSRLTRTGMVIGTPAYMAPEQAVADRQLTGAADVFGLGSLLLYAANGRPPFGDGSGPDLLYRVVHAEPDFGQLTEADPELAEVVRSCLAKDASDRPSAAELVERSAGHVAAGAASPWPAVVAERIGRRQAFAADPPTAELIARGAEEEKTPSGPESPEKPDTPASPAVPDTSGSPKAADTAAPAPAVRRERRSRVLLVALPVVVATGTTLTLALAPYDLSQRGAGPGPSTPPPSVTASQPVPDNRVPHTTTPSSPLPPSGSPSGGPNPAPPPGGATGGAAAGGASGGSGASGGSSTTGGSGSASGGSSTTTSGGSGATTSPSGGKTTRPAPPPSTGGSAPSGTYSLENASNGQCLGEYNAGYGVFANTYECGSLPNNSGSVSYVWTYSAGANGTFRLVNKKTGHCLQPNGNPGATAVACNGSSLQSWKIGATTSSGRTFVNMNSGQCLTAGPPFVMTTTCDSGSRAQLWRNISPV, encoded by the coding sequence ATGCCGCTCGAGTCGGGGGATCCGCGGCGAATCGGGGCGTTCCGGCTGCTCGGGGTGCTCGGTTCCGGCGGGATGGGGCGGGTGTATCTCGGCGCCGTGCCGGGGCGGTACGCCGCCGTCAAGCAGGTGCTGCCGACCCTCGCCGAGGACCAGGACTTCCTGAGCCACTTCGGGCACGAGCTGGACAACCTGGGCAGGCTGCCCGCCGGTGCCAGCGCGCGGCTCCTCGCGAGCGACCGCACCGCGCGGCCGCCGTGGTTCGCGACCGAGTTCATCCCCGGGATCACCCTGAGCGAGGCGATCCGGCTGCACCGCGGGCCGCTGACCGGCGACGCCCTGTGGCGGCTGCTGCACGACGCGGCGAACGGACTCCGCGCGGTGCACGCCGCCGACATGGTGCACCGCGACCTCAAGCCGTCCAACGTCATGCTGACGTCGGACGGCGTGACGCTCATCGACTTCGGCGTGGCCCGCGCGGCCGACCAGAGCCGGCTGACCAGGACCGGCATGGTCATCGGGACCCCGGCGTACATGGCACCGGAACAGGCCGTCGCCGACCGGCAGTTGACCGGTGCGGCGGATGTGTTCGGGCTCGGCAGTCTGCTGCTGTACGCGGCGAACGGGCGCCCGCCCTTCGGGGACGGTTCCGGGCCGGACCTGCTCTACCGGGTCGTCCACGCCGAACCGGACTTCGGGCAGCTGACCGAGGCCGACCCGGAGCTGGCCGAGGTCGTGCGTTCCTGCCTCGCCAAGGACGCCTCGGACAGGCCGTCGGCCGCCGAGCTCGTCGAGCGGTCCGCCGGTCACGTGGCCGCGGGGGCGGCCTCGCCGTGGCCCGCGGTCGTGGCGGAGCGGATCGGCCGGCGGCAGGCCTTCGCCGCCGACCCGCCGACGGCCGAACTGATCGCCCGGGGCGCGGAGGAGGAGAAGACTCCCTCGGGTCCGGAGAGCCCGGAGAAGCCTGATACTCCTGCGAGCCCCGCGGTCCCGGACACGTCCGGCTCCCCGAAGGCGGCCGACACCGCCGCCCCCGCGCCCGCCGTCCGGCGTGAGCGGCGCAGCCGCGTGTTGCTGGTCGCGCTCCCCGTCGTGGTGGCGACGGGCACGACCCTGACCCTCGCCCTCGCCCCGTACGACCTCTCCCAGCGGGGCGCGGGGCCCGGGCCCTCGACCCCGCCGCCGTCGGTCACCGCGTCCCAGCCGGTACCGGACAACCGCGTGCCCCACACCACGACACCGTCCTCCCCCCTCCCGCCGAGCGGCTCCCCCTCAGGCGGCCCGAACCCCGCGCCTCCGCCGGGCGGGGCGACCGGCGGAGCGGCCGCGGGAGGCGCGTCGGGTGGATCGGGCGCGTCAGGTGGGTCGAGCACCACCGGCGGCTCCGGGAGCGCGTCGGGCGGATCCAGCACCACCACTTCCGGCGGCTCGGGCGCCACCACGAGCCCGTCCGGGGGCAAGACGACGCGCCCGGCGCCCCCGCCGTCCACCGGCGGCTCCGCGCCCTCGGGGACGTACTCCTTGGAGAACGCCTCCAACGGCCAGTGCCTGGGCGAGTACAACGCGGGTTACGGCGTCTTCGCCAACACCTACGAGTGCGGTTCCCTGCCCAACAACAGTGGCAGCGTCTCGTACGTCTGGACCTACTCGGCAGGCGCGAACGGAACTTTCCGGCTGGTCAACAAGAAGACCGGCCACTGCCTGCAGCCGAACGGGAACCCCGGCGCCACGGCCGTCGCCTGCAACGGCTCCAGCCTCCAGTCGTGGAAGATCGGCGCCACCACGTCCTCCGGGCGGACCTTCGTGAACATGAACAGCGGCCAGTGCCTGACGGCTGGCCCTCCGTTCGTGATGACGACCACCTGTGACTCCGGAAGTCGCGCCCAGCTCTGGCGGAACATCTCACCCGTGTGA
- a CDS encoding Zn-ribbon domain-containing OB-fold protein, with the protein MTAADPDIDAFTRPYWEAAGEGRLLLRRCGACGRAHHYPREFCPHCWSEDVRWERASGRATLYTWSVVHRSDLPPFGDRVPYVAAVVDLAEGPRMMTEVVGVEEGDLRIGMDLEVTFRAEGDVTVPVFGVLGPGSHG; encoded by the coding sequence ATGACGGCCGCCGACCCCGACATCGACGCCTTCACCCGCCCCTACTGGGAGGCGGCGGGGGAGGGCCGGCTGCTGCTGCGGCGCTGCGGCGCGTGCGGCCGCGCGCACCACTACCCGCGCGAGTTCTGCCCCCACTGCTGGAGCGAGGACGTGCGCTGGGAGCGGGCGAGCGGCCGCGCCACGCTCTACACCTGGTCCGTCGTCCACCGCAGCGACCTCCCGCCCTTCGGCGACCGGGTCCCGTACGTGGCGGCGGTGGTGGACCTCGCGGAGGGGCCGCGGATGATGACCGAGGTGGTGGGCGTGGAGGAGGGCGACCTCCGGATCGGGATGGACCTGGAGGTCACCTTCCGGGCGGAGGGGGACGTCACCGTCCCCGTCTTCGGCGTCCTCGGCCCGGGCTCACACGGGTGA
- a CDS encoding HAD family hydrolase yields the protein MPRRNFILFDVDGTLMDAVANQRRVWHAWAARHGLDGDEVYAVALRTRPVETFAAVVPDLDPDVCLTLLHELEDADVRSGEYSAFAGAAELLTALPTGSWALVTSNYEHRVRGRFERTGLPLPHLVVDAASVTEGKPSPAPYLLAADRLGASPADCLVVEDAPSGVRSGLDAGMTVWTVNSPDAPEGGAHRHFPSLAAAAPEILAFAGTV from the coding sequence ATGCCCCGTAGGAACTTCATTCTTTTCGACGTCGACGGCACCCTGATGGACGCCGTCGCGAACCAGCGCCGGGTCTGGCACGCCTGGGCGGCCCGGCACGGGCTCGACGGGGACGAGGTGTACGCGGTGGCTCTCCGTACCCGGCCCGTCGAGACCTTCGCCGCCGTCGTACCCGACCTCGACCCGGACGTGTGTCTGACGCTCCTGCACGAGCTGGAGGACGCGGACGTCCGCTCGGGTGAGTACAGCGCCTTCGCCGGGGCCGCCGAGCTGCTCACCGCCCTTCCCACGGGCTCCTGGGCGCTCGTCACCTCCAACTACGAGCACCGCGTCCGGGGCCGTTTCGAGCGGACCGGGCTTCCGCTGCCCCACCTCGTCGTGGACGCCGCCTCCGTCACCGAGGGCAAGCCGTCCCCGGCCCCGTACCTCCTGGCCGCGGACCGCCTGGGCGCCTCCCCCGCCGACTGTCTGGTCGTCGAGGACGCACCCTCGGGCGTCCGCTCGGGCCTGGACGCCGGGATGACGGTCTGGACCGTCAACAGCCCCGACGCCCCGGAGGGCGGCGCCCACCGCCACTTCCCGTCGCTGGCCGCGGCGGCCCCGGAGATCCTGGCCTTCGCCGGCACGGTGTGA
- a CDS encoding FG-GAP repeat domain-containing protein codes for MIQTRVPRRRLAAAVTAVLAVTAGAALATAPAIAATPTAAVTADAAPADAQATADGVISISGADRILSVGPTGFLTSAFRDGFMGGWEYFWTSTVDGTHTELPEWSSGYRGGNGSDTVVAKEDGTSRYLLHDMSSPGSAPAVIEQPDTRLFWKGVVGRTLVFSSWDSQTQVGQLRLIGEGNQAGSDRQVTGLTPNSRVQSVEALSDSQALVRYISADADTDRSYLAVVDVATASVVEKREVGVSVYDADMALSGDHWVWVDTPTTANAKLMYASRDGSAGAPAVEAVDLGNSIRPHIGVLGDWVTYATPGGDVATEPSAKYALNAVSLVDKSTVKLLDHASSTVPTADGALLVRGGTVAQGEGVYRIALGADGKPTATLVASTGEPTALTLYTASTPPVIDLDKNDGQALLRWVISRTNAQGSVTVRHVGTGRSVRYDFARAASYEGKGSVDFRWDGLLPNADNTKEFAPSGDYTWEFSATPLNGIGPDLKQTGAFKVARAAGAHDYTDNGSPDLLTRDASGVLWRDDTVKVPSTPDAYATGRVRIGGGWQIYNQLEAVGNVAGAGAGDLVARDASGVLWLYLGKGDGTFATRIKVGGGWQVYNKITGGSDLDGDGKADLLATDTSGGLYLYKGTGSWSAPFAPRTKIGWGWGIYNQITATGDIAGSPAGDLVARDKDGVLWLYEGTGDGSYAPRVRIGAGWGVFTHLVGIGDADRDGRADLYAVGASGDARFYAGTGDTAAPFKPGAPSSLHTNVAGLNSVF; via the coding sequence GTGATCCAGACCCGCGTGCCGCGGCGCAGACTCGCCGCAGCCGTGACCGCCGTACTCGCCGTGACCGCCGGTGCGGCTCTCGCCACGGCACCCGCGATCGCCGCGACGCCCACCGCTGCCGTCACCGCGGACGCCGCACCCGCCGACGCGCAGGCGACCGCCGATGGCGTCATCTCGATCTCCGGCGCCGACCGGATCCTCAGTGTCGGCCCGACCGGATTCCTCACCTCCGCGTTCAGAGACGGCTTCATGGGCGGCTGGGAGTACTTCTGGACAAGCACCGTGGACGGCACCCACACGGAACTCCCGGAGTGGTCCAGCGGGTACCGCGGCGGAAACGGTTCCGACACCGTCGTCGCCAAGGAGGATGGCACGTCCCGGTACCTGCTCCACGACATGTCGTCGCCGGGCAGCGCTCCCGCGGTCATCGAGCAGCCCGACACCCGGCTCTTCTGGAAGGGCGTGGTCGGCAGGACCCTCGTCTTCTCGTCCTGGGACAGCCAGACCCAGGTGGGCCAGCTCCGCCTGATCGGCGAGGGCAACCAGGCGGGCAGCGACCGGCAGGTGACCGGCCTCACGCCGAACTCGAGGGTCCAGAGCGTCGAGGCCCTGTCGGACAGCCAGGCGCTCGTCCGGTACATCTCGGCGGATGCCGACACCGACCGCTCCTACCTCGCCGTCGTGGACGTCGCCACCGCCTCCGTCGTCGAGAAGCGCGAGGTGGGCGTGTCCGTGTACGACGCCGACATGGCCCTCTCCGGGGACCACTGGGTCTGGGTCGACACCCCGACGACCGCGAACGCCAAGCTGATGTACGCCTCCCGCGACGGTTCGGCGGGCGCGCCGGCCGTGGAGGCGGTCGACCTGGGCAACTCCATCCGCCCGCACATCGGCGTCCTGGGCGACTGGGTGACGTACGCCACGCCGGGCGGCGACGTCGCCACGGAGCCGTCCGCGAAGTACGCGCTCAACGCCGTCAGCCTCGTCGACAAGTCCACGGTCAAGCTCCTCGACCACGCCTCGTCCACCGTCCCCACCGCCGACGGCGCGCTCCTGGTGCGCGGCGGTACGGTCGCCCAGGGCGAAGGGGTCTACCGGATCGCGCTCGGGGCGGACGGCAAGCCCACCGCCACGCTCGTCGCGAGCACCGGCGAGCCGACCGCGCTCACGCTGTACACCGCGTCCACTCCCCCGGTCATCGACCTCGACAAGAACGACGGTCAGGCCCTGCTCCGCTGGGTGATCTCCCGGACGAACGCCCAGGGGTCCGTGACGGTACGTCATGTCGGCACGGGCCGCAGCGTGCGGTACGACTTCGCCCGGGCGGCCAGCTACGAGGGCAAGGGGTCCGTCGACTTCCGCTGGGACGGGCTCCTCCCCAACGCCGACAACACCAAGGAGTTCGCGCCCAGCGGTGACTACACCTGGGAGTTCTCCGCCACCCCGCTCAACGGCATCGGCCCGGACCTCAAGCAGACCGGCGCCTTCAAGGTCGCGCGCGCGGCCGGCGCGCACGACTACACCGACAACGGCAGCCCTGACCTGCTGACCCGTGACGCCTCCGGTGTGCTGTGGCGCGACGACACCGTCAAGGTGCCGTCCACGCCGGACGCGTACGCGACCGGACGGGTACGGATCGGCGGCGGCTGGCAGATCTACAACCAGCTGGAGGCCGTCGGCAACGTCGCCGGAGCCGGGGCCGGCGACCTGGTCGCCCGTGACGCCTCCGGTGTCCTGTGGCTGTACCTGGGCAAGGGCGACGGCACCTTCGCCACCCGCATCAAGGTCGGCGGCGGCTGGCAGGTCTACAACAAGATTACCGGCGGCAGCGACCTCGACGGCGACGGCAAGGCCGACCTCCTCGCCACCGACACCTCCGGCGGCCTCTACCTCTACAAGGGCACGGGCAGCTGGAGCGCGCCCTTCGCGCCCCGCACGAAGATCGGATGGGGCTGGGGCATCTACAACCAGATCACCGCCACCGGCGACATCGCCGGCTCCCCCGCCGGAGACCTCGTCGCCCGCGACAAGGACGGCGTCCTGTGGCTGTACGAGGGCACGGGCGACGGCTCCTACGCCCCTCGCGTGAGGATCGGCGCCGGCTGGGGCGTCTTCACCCACCTGGTCGGCATCGGCGACGCCGACCGCGACGGCCGCGCCGACCTCTACGCGGTCGGAGCCTCGGGCGACGCCAGGTTCTACGCGGGCACCGGCGACACCGCCGCCCCCTTCAAGCCCGGCGCGCCCTCGTCCCTGCACACGAACGTCGCAGGCCTCAACTCGGTGTTCTGA